The genome window ACAGAGTTATGTCGCAAATTACTTCTGATTTTGCCTATTCTTTTAAGGGACTGCCCGACGGTAAGTTCGCCTGCGAGTGGGCGACAGAAGCTTTTGAGCGCTGCACGGGTCGCGTTCCTGAACAATTAGAATCGTTTGGTTGGTGGAACTCAGAACTCGTTCATCCCGACGACAGGGAAATGTTAATTAAACAATTAGAAGGCTGTACTTTCAGCCGCACAGGAGCTAATGAGTATCGCATTATTAATCAAAAAGGCGAGGTGCGCTGGGTGCGGGACTACTGGCAAGTGGTGTGGGACAAAACTGCTGAACGGGTTGTCCGTTTGTGGGGCGCTTGTCAGGAAATTACCGATCGCAAGCAAGTAGAATTGAAACTGCAACTCGTTAACCAAGTTTTGCAAGCCCAGATAGCATCGGCGCCGCTGGCGATTAACTGTACCAGCAATGACGGCAATACCGTTGTTTGGAACCGCGCCGCCGAACAACTTTTTGGCTGGACTGCGGCTGAGGTTTTAGGGAAACCTTTACCGAATATTCCTCAAGGCCAAAAGCAAGATTTTTACGGGCTGCTAAAGTCTGCGTCTAATGGCAAACCGCAAAACGGTTTGGAAGTATCTTTGTTGAAAAAAGACGGTAGTTCGATCGATGTTTGGCTTTGGGCCGCACGAGTACGAGATGCGGGCGGCCAGACTGTCGGCAGTATCAACATATTTTCCGATCTTTCAGAACGCAAGCGCATAGAGGAAGAGCGCCAAAAACTAGCAGCGATGAAAGATATGGAGGAACCTTTTTGGGCGCGCTATGTCAGCCCTCCAAAAACTCCAAAAAAAAAGGGCGGTCGGTAATTCTATCAAGCACAAGTTAAAAGCATTAAAATTGCGAAAGTGCAATCTTATGCTGGCAATATCCTTTACGGTCAAATAACCTATTTGATGGGAGTCGTTCGAGCGGACATAATATGATAAATACACCGAGCTACTACCTTTAGTAGTTGCTATGCTGTACTTTGTAAAAGTATAATTCCCTAAAAATAATTGATGAACCAGCTACCGAATTTTTTGAGGTAATCTATCGATAATTTGTCAACTTTTTCAGGGTAAAACTTGTTGGCACGGTAAATATTAGACTTGTTAAATACACCACTAGAAGGTTTACTGATGCCCCGATTTTTCCTGGTTCCTGAAAGTGGCTAACTCTGCGTGAGTTTGGCAAGCTTCACTTAACTCAATGTAATCTAAGATATTGGAAATTACTTGAGAAAGGTGGATAGCCGAACGGTGAGCTTCTTGGATAAAATCTCTCTCCTCGATCGGATCGTCAGCTTGATCGTCTATGGTTAGTTGTAGATAGCCGATGATGTGATTTAGGGGAGTGCGGAGCTCGTGGGACGCCTTCCACAAAAATTGCTTTTTGAGCTGGGATAGTTCTTGTACTCGCTTGCTGCGCTCTTGGTAGAGGGTGGCGAGGGCGATCGCGCTTCCTACTTGCTCGGCAAGTTCTTGTGCGAATTCGATCTGGCATTGAGTCCAAGGTCGATCGGTCTTACCCTTCGCCGACGATCGACCTCTGCACTGATGCAAGCTAATTATGCCGTTAGGTTGCTCTTGGTAAGCGGTAGCCACCACTAACAGCGACTGCGGCCCAAAAGGGTCATTGGCTGCAAAGGAGTCTACTACCACCGGTTCGAGTGTGGCTAGAGCTTGAAGGAAATGAGGTGCTGCTGTGAGGGAGATTTCCATTCCCAGCATGGGTAAAAATGGTTCTTGGCAGTATTCAGCAGCTACTTTGACTTGCAGGCTAGAACTTTCATAGGGACAAATGATACAGCGGCTGACGCCTAGTGTTTCTCCCAGACTGTTAACTGTTTGCTCCCAGATGGTATGGAGATCCAGGGTTCGACGAATATTTCTGCCAATTTGGAGTAAAAGCTTTTGCGATTGAGCTGATATTTGCTGATTCATAGCAACCCTTTTTCTACGAGACTGGCAAAAGTTTACCACTCCGGCAACAGGGCAGGGAGTTACTTAATTTGCCAGGCTGCGGCGGTCCCACTGATTAATTACGTAATTCTACTTAAATATTGCCACAAACCGTCAAACATTACTAAGTAGTTGCGGTGTCTTTACAAGATCTTTATGATTTTCACATAGAAGGGAGAGCATCCTATTTTCTTAAAAATCCTTGACAGTAGGGGATTGGAAA of Oscillatoria nigro-viridis PCC 7112 contains these proteins:
- a CDS encoding PAS domain S-box protein, whose protein sequence is MLETVYKHLETLQEQARELPHPQQAIFTKILEALSNSLQEMAGSRLFESATNNAAKLVELEKNNRLLERTVAQQVGQIRQLREQLEKQISQHRRDTQALTKSEAKLQAMLRNSPDLISIVGSDGRVRYHSGSLQRLLGYNPEERIGKFHGELIHPDDLLAWQTYFGKLLESPGIGGAIEYRKRHADGSWIYMESIGNSLLYDSSVQGIIISSREIGERKQAEIAVRESELHYRVMSQITSDFAYSFKGLPDGKFACEWATEAFERCTGRVPEQLESFGWWNSELVHPDDREMLIKQLEGCTFSRTGANEYRIINQKGEVRWVRDYWQVVWDKTAERVVRLWGACQEITDRKQVELKLQLVNQVLQAQIASAPLAINCTSNDGNTVVWNRAAEQLFGWTAAEVLGKPLPNIPQGQKQDFYGLLKSASNGKPQNGLEVSLLKKDGSSIDVWLWAARVRDAGGQTVGSINIFSDLSERKRIEEERQKLAAMKDMEEPFWARYVSPPKTPKKKGGR
- a CDS encoding GAF domain-containing sensor histidine kinase, with the protein product MNQQISAQSQKLLLQIGRNIRRTLDLHTIWEQTVNSLGETLGVSRCIICPYESSSLQVKVAAEYCQEPFLPMLGMEISLTAAPHFLQALATLEPVVVDSFAANDPFGPQSLLVVATAYQEQPNGIISLHQCRGRSSAKGKTDRPWTQCQIEFAQELAEQVGSAIALATLYQERSKRVQELSQLKKQFLWKASHELRTPLNHIIGYLQLTIDDQADDPIEERDFIQEAHRSAIHLSQVISNILDYIELSEACQTHAELATFRNQEKSGHQ